In Cucurbita pepo subsp. pepo cultivar mu-cu-16 chromosome LG04, ASM280686v2, whole genome shotgun sequence, the following are encoded in one genomic region:
- the LOC111793507 gene encoding uncharacterized protein LOC111793507 yields the protein MTVISRMVMVANLGKKNKIDLGLLVNPFPTIKRHFPITPSSCPSMEFFNTARVVRLQSHLGKYLQAADDQQSTRLTRNGATPHVRWTVELIAGKPHVIHLKSCFGKYLTASDAPFILGTAGKKVVQADLAAVPSEGSIEWEPRKDGFFVKLKTRAGMFLRANGGAPPWRNSVTHDIPRRTATQEWVLWSVDALDITPLDELAADCISPAASFSSNSSFSSNSDYDLETRSPSMSISGTGSGHVTDRDLSTMELFRRAQVVRLKSHHDKYLLAEVDEESVCQDRNGSIKNARWTVEFVEHSTTLRFKSCFGTYLTASNIPFLLGITGKKVIQTQPKRLDSSVEWEPIREGDQIKFRTRYGQFLRANGGLPPWRNSITHDIPHSTSHQDWILWDVDVMVIQTLNSLDSIASSTGYEPILPPPPPPWMTTSHHHSKVESSPSRDHHSHHKSSGSPDELTMKVEGRVIHYKIANEKGDVEEGEEVRFIFKGSEVEELKERLKEETRLEDIVVCSRNPLNQKLYPLRLQLPPNNNDMHVVVVPSSGDVEAPDESP from the exons ATGACAGTGATTTCTAGGATGGTCATGGTAGCCAActtagggaaaaaaaacaaaattgaccTAGGGTTGTTGGTCAACCCCTTTCCTACAATTAAAAGGCACTTCCCTATTACACCTTCTTCTTGTCCTTCCATGGAGTTTTTCAACACCGCCAGAGTTGTTCGTCTTCAAAGCCATCTGGGCAAGTACCTCCAAGCCGCCGACGACCAACAATCCACCCGCCTGACCCGCAACGGCGCCACCCCTCACGTCCGATGGACGGTGGAGCTCATCGCCGGAAAGCCCCACGTCATACACCTCAAGAGCTGCTTCGGCAAGTACCTCACTGCCTCCGATGCGCCTTTCATTCTCGGCACCGCCGGAAAGAAGGTCGTCCAGGCGGATCTTGCCGCCGTCCCCAGTGAAGGCTCCATCGAGTGGGAGCCGAGGAAAGATGGGTTTTTCGTGAAGTTGAAAACGAGGGCTGGGATGTTCCTCCGTGCAAACGGCGGAGCGCCGCCGTGGAGAAACTCTGTCACTCACGATATCCCACGCCGGACGGCGACGCAGGAGTGGGTGCTTTGGAGTGTGGATGCTCTTGATATCACGCCGCTTGATGAGTTGGCTGCTGACTGTATCTCACCGGCGGCCAGCTTTTCGAGCAATTCGTCGTTCTCGAGTAATTCTGATTACGATTTGGAAACCCGGTCGCCGTCGATGTCCATCTCCGGTACCGGATCTGGCCACGTCACTGACAGAGATCTG AGTACAATGGAGCTATTTCGAAGGGCACAAGTGGTTCGTCTAAAAAGCCACCATGACAAGTACCTTCTAGCAGAGGTAGACGAAGAATCCGTGTGTCAAGACCGCAATGGCTCGATCAAGAACGCCAGATGGACGGTGGAATTCGTCGAGCATTCAACCACCCTTCGCTTCAAGAGCTGCTTCGGCACGTACCTTACGGCCAGCAACATCCCCTTTCTTTTGGGCATAACTGGTAAGAAGGTCAttcaaacccaacccaaaaggcTTGATTCCTCCGTCGAGTGGGAGCCCATTAGAGAGGGCGATCAGATCAAGTTCAGAACTCGCTACGGCCAGTTCCTAAGGGCCAATGGTGGCTTGCCTCCCTGGCGAAACTCCATTACTCATGATATTCCTCATTCAACCTCCCATCAAGATTGGATTCTTTGGGACGTTGATGTTATGGTGATTCAAACTCTCAACTCTCTCGATTCCATAGCTAGTTCTACTGGATATGAACCTATTCTCCCCCCACCCCCACCACCATGGATGACTACATCCCACCACCATTCAAAGGTTGAGTCGTCGCCGTCCCGAGATCATCATTCCCATCACAAG TCAAGTGGGTCACCGGACGAATTGACAATGAAGGTCGAGGGGAGAGTGATTCATTACAAAATCGCAAACGAGAAAGGAGACgtggaagaaggagaagaggtGAGGTTCATATTCAAAGGAAGTGAAGTGGAAGAGTTGAAGGAGAGATTAAAAGAGGAGACCCGCCTAGAAGACATCGTTGTCTGCTCTCGCAACCCTCTCAATCAAAAACTTTATCCTCTTCGCCTTCAA